In Snodgrassella alvi wkB2, the DNA window AGGCTTGTAATCCGTTCATAGCCATCCAGGGACAGAAAGCACAAGACTTGCAGGTGGCACCATTGCCTGCAGTAGGTGCGGCCAGAAAGGTTTTTTCCGGAGCATGTTTATGCATTTCATGTAATATGCCCTGATCTGTCGCTACAATAAATGTATCTGCCGAATCGTGAATTGCTGCCTGCAATAGACGGCTGGTAGAACCTACTACATCAGCTAAAGCGACTACAGCAGCCGGTGATTCAGGATGAACCAGTATTTTGGCATGCGGATAGCGTGCTTTCATTAAAGCCAGCTCCTGACCTTTAAATTCATTATGTACCAGACAGGAACCCTGCCAGAGCACCATATCTGCACCCGTCTGATTCTGAATATATTCTCCAAGATGTCTGTCCGGGCCCCAGATAATTTTTTTTCCTTGGGCATGTAAAAAAGAAACAATTTCCAGAGCAATTGACGAAGTAACGACCCAGTCAGCCCTGGCCTTAACTTCGGCACTGGTATTGGCGTAAACCACAACTGTCCGATCCGGGTACTGGTTGCAGAAAGCAGTAAATTCTTCTGCCGGACAACCCAGATCAAGAGAGCAGGTGGCTTTAGTATCGGGCATAAGAATAGTTTTTTCCGGACTGAGTATTCGTGCAGTTTCGCCCATAAATTTCACTCCGGCTACCAATAAAGTCTTTGCCGGATGCTGTGCTCCGAAACGTGCCATTTCCAATGAATCACCAACCATGCCGCTAGTAGCCAGAGCCAGATCCTGCAATTCCGGTTCAACATAGTAATGTGCCAGCATCACAGCCTGCTGTTGCTGTAATAGAGCTTTTACCTGTTCAATATATTTTTGCTTTTGTCTCCGGTCCAATTGCTGTGGAATTTTAGCCCAGGCACATTGCAGCACAGCAGATTCATCTCTAGTAGTTTGTGCAGCATTTTCAGTAGCTGCAACTGATGACAATTGTGGTTTTTCGTAATCGAATGCACGCCATTGATTGGTACTTTGCATAATCGCTCCTGAAAGGAATAATTAATTATGCTCATAATGAGTATATAAGGCAATACGAAAAAAACAAAAACTCGAATAAACTCGACAGAATGTGATAATCAGTTGAATTCAGTTAGATACAACGGTGCTTCTGCGGTAATGTACTCAATCAGTGAATTTTGTTTTTTTGCGACAAATTCTTTACAATTAGCCAGCTTTAATAAAGGAGTTTATCCGCATGCACTCTTCAGCTGAATATTCATCTTCAAGTTATAATGACAGTGCAGCTGAACTCGTGGCGGTATTGTTTGCTGTTACCGATTTCAGTGCGCGGGTACTTACCATAAACGATGGAAAATTATTGCCATATGGTCCGCTGAGACCTGTACATCATTCTTTACAGGCTGGTGCCAGAACCTGGGTACATCAGCAGACAGGTCAGCCATTAGGCTATATGGAACAGTTATATACATTTGTTGATGTCAAACGTAGCCATCATTGCGGCCATGCTGTAATTAATATCAGCTATCTCGGACTGGTAAAAGAAGCTGCTGAGAGTGGTTTAAAGCTGGAAGCCAAATGGCATGACTGGTATGAATTTTTTCCTTGGGAAGACAGCAGACTGCCTCAGCATAAGCAGATACTCGATCAATTAATCCTGCCGATGCAGAACTGGGTAGATGCTGCTCCGAATCAGGAAATCCGCAATCAGCGTCAGCAGCGCCTGAATTTATGCTGGGGGATAAACGGGCAGCAATGGCTGGCAGAAAATGCTCTGTTGCGTTATGAATTGATGTATGAAGTTGGCATGATCACTGAATCTCCCTATTTCGACGGTCGTCTGCCGGCTATGCTGACCGGTCGCTCCATGCAGTTTAATCATCGCCGTATTCTTGCTACTGCTGTATCTCGTTTACGAGCGAAATTACAGTATCGTCTGGTGATTTTTGATTTAATGCCGCCTCAATTTACTCTATATCAGTTGCAGAGAAGCATAGAGGCGCTGAATGGCGTAGATTTGCATAAACAGAATTTTCGCAGATTAATCAACAATCAGCAGCTGGTTGTACCAACCGGAACCACAGTAGTAGCTGAGCGCGGACGTCCGGCACAGCTGTACCGTTTTAATGAAAATGTTTTACAGGAAAGTCTGCTCTCCGGTTACAGATTACCATTAATTAATAACCATATTCAGTAATTCGAATAGCGTAATTGTCATCAATTCCGTTGATAAAATAGAAATTTTCTGATTAAAAATTTTTGATTCTTGGTTTTAAACAAATAAATCTGATTAATTTGCTGAATTTAAAAACTACCGCTTTTCAAATTTATCTGCTTATTATTTGTTAACGTATTTTCAGACTTTGACTACTAATATATACTCTAAAAGAGTATATATCAGGGTTTAACAATATGATTAGCGATTTACCAGAAATAATTACTCGACCACTGGTACAGGCTGCACTGTCAGAAGATTTAGGCAGACGCGGAGATGTTACCTCACAGGCAGTGATACCGGCAGACAGGATGGCCGCATTCAGTATTGTAACCAGAGTGCCCGGTGTGGTATGCGGTTTAGAGCTGGCCCGTCAGAGCTTCGCTCTGATGAATGAAAATCTGGAATTTACTGCATACAAAAATGATGGTGATGTTATCGCCGCCGGTACATTGCTGGCCCGGGTTGCCGGTAATGCGCGTTCTATTCTCGCTGCCGAACGCACAGCGTTAAATTTTCTGACGCATCTTAGCGGAATAGCCACTACAACTCATGAAATTCAGAAATCAATAGCCTATACCGGAGTTCAGCTGACGTGTACACGTAAAACCATACCTAATTTGCGTATAGTCCAGAAATATGCAGTAAGAATGGGCGGGGGACGTAATCATCGCATGGGTCTGGATGATGCCATACTGATTAAGGACAATCACATAGCGCTTAGCGGGGGAGATATTATTACTGCTGTTAAGCAAGCTAAATCTTATGCTGGCCATTTGATTGCAGTGGAAGTAGAAGTTGACACATTGGAGCAATTGCGTCAGGTTCTGGATGAAGGCGTCAGTTTGGTATTGCTGGATAATATGTCAATAGAAGAAATGCGAACAGCTGTGAGCTGGTGTAAGGGACGTTGTCAGACTGAGGCTTCAGGTAATTTGCGGCCTGATACTGTGGTAGCTGCTGCAGAAACAGGCGTAGATTTTCTGGCGATGGGCTATCTGACCCACAGCGCACGCTATCTGGATATTGGTCTGGATTATGCAGATAATCAGAATATTCTGAAAAAATGAAAATAATCAAAAATTTTGTTTTAAAACAAATATTATATTATCATTAATTAGTACAATAATATATCTTTTATAAGAATAAATATTATTTAATAATGAAAAAACTAATTATTTGGTATAGCTGTTTTTGTTTGTTGTTGCCATTAACTGCGTATGCGGTGGTAGTTAATGATGTTACCGGTATGACGCCGGTACAGATGGTCGCTGTGATACAGCCGGAATCAACCGAAGAGGTTGCAGAGCTGGTTAAGCACACAACCGGTCCCATTAGTATAGCTGGTGGTAAATACAGTATGGGCGGGCAAACTGCAGTTCAGAATGGCGTACAAATAGATACTCAAAAACTCAATCATGTAATTGCTTTTAATCCTGAACAAAAACTTTTAACTATAGAAGCAGGTGCAAACTGGCGTCAGGTACAGGAGCTGATTGATCCATATGGATTATCTGTGAAAATCATGCAAAGTCTGGCTGATTTTAGTATTGGTGGTTCTTTAAGTGTTAATGTACATGGTCGATATATGGGGGCAGGTCCTATTATCCTGTCTGTTGAGCAAATTAAAATAGTACTGGCAGATGGTTCAATAGTTTTAGCCAGCCCGCAAGAAAATTCGGATATTTTTTATGGTGCTATTGGTGGCTATGGTGCATTGGGTGTTATCACAGAAGTGACATTACGCCTTACTGAAAATGTAAAAGTAAAACGAATTAATGATGTGATGCCGATTAGTCAGTATTCCTCTTATTTCTCTGAGCAGATTCGTTCTGACAGAACGGCCATATTTCATAATGCCATTATTTATCCTCCTGATTTCAAAAAAGTTAGGGCTGTGACTTTTAAGCAGACTGATGAACCATTAACTATTTCTGCCCGTTTAAGACCACTTTCTGCACCTACACGCAAACGCCAAAGACAATTGAAAATTGTTGCTGCATCGGATTTTGGTAAAAAATTGCGCAAATTATATGATGATGCCTATTTTGTAAAACAGCCAGTAATGATGCGTAATTATGAAGCCAGCTTAGCAGTAGCGCTTTTAGAGCCTATTTCCATGCAAGATAAAAGTTTTGCTTTGGAAGAATATTTCATACCGGTAGAAAAGTTTGATGATTTTTATCCGCAGATGATAGACATCCTGAAAAAGCATCAGGCAAATATTATCAATATCTCTATTCGTCATGCTATTCCTGATAGTGGTTCTTTGCTGGCATGGGCTCAAACTGAGGTATTTGCTTTTGTGATTTACTATCAGCAAGGAACTGATGAACAGAGTAAAAAGCAGGTAGGAATATGGACACGGGAATTAATAGATGCGGCATTGGCAAACAGAGGTACTTATTATTTACCTTATCAATTACATGCAACTGAGGAGCAATTTCAGCGCGCATATCCACGGACAGCAGAATTTTTTAAGCTTAAAGAGCGCTTAGATCCGGAGAATAAATTCAGTAATCTATTTCTGGAGCGGTACCGTCCGGCAACGGCTCACTAGACATAGGGTTTGAACTTAGCTTTGAGCGAATTGAATATTTCCAGAATAGAGATGAAAAACTGGTGTGGTATATTATCGCCACACCAGTAATCAGAAAAAATCAGTTGATTATCCGTAGCGGCGTTGAAATTCCTGCATGAACTCCACTAAAGCTTCAACCCCCTGTATGGGCATGGCATTATAAATACTCGCCCGCATTCCACCCATTGATTTATAGCCTTGTAATCCGCTTAAACCATGAGCACCGGCTTGCATTACAAATATTTTATCCAGCTCTTTTGTAGGTGTATGGAAAATAACATTCATCTGTGAGCGTGCATGCTGTTTCACATTATTGATATAAAATCCATTGCTGTTATCAATGGCAGAATACAAAGTTTCAGCTTTAAGGGTATTAATGGCTTCCATCTGTTCCACACCACCGTGAGTTTGCAGCCAGCGAAATACCAGACCTGAAATATAAATCGGGTAAGTTGCCGGAGTGTTGTACATTCCCTGCCGGCTGATATGACTTTGATAATTCCACACATCAGGTATTCGTTCAGAACAACGATCAAGCAGATCTTCCCGAATAATCACAATAGTAGCACCTGATGGTCCGATATTTTTTTGTGCACCGGCATAAATAACACCAAAATCTGTCACATTTACCGGTCGTGATAAAATTTCGCTCGACATATCGCAGATGACAGGGGGCAAACCATCTGGTTTGGGAATATTGCGATATTGCAGGCCATGTACTGTTTCATTAATGCAGTAATGAACAAAAGCAGAATTTGGATCCACATCCCAGCTTTCAACCGGCGGTACATCTGTGTAGTTATATAAATCACCACCATGTGCTGCCAGATGTATTTCTGCATCGGAAAGTTTACCCATCTGGCTGTGTGCGATACGGCTCCAGTTACCGGAGACTACTGAATCAACCTGCTTAAAACCATTGGCCAGATTCATTACGACCATATTGAACTGGGCACTGGCACCGCCCTGCATGAACAAAACTTTATAGTTGTCCGGAATATGCATGAGCTGGCGTAGATCCTGCTCGGCATGGTGCAGAATACTGATAAAAGCATCTGATCGATGGCTCATGGTCATGACTGAGCAACCAGTACCGTTATAATCCAGCATTTCAGCCTGTGCTGTTTCTAATACGGCCTCTGGCAGTATTGCAGGACCAGCAGAAAAATTATATGTGTTCAGTGTTGTCATGAATAAATTTAAACCTGTTACAGAAATGTACTGTTGTTGATTAATTTCAGTGCGTTTGATGGTTGTGTATACACCGGCAGTCTGTTTACAGATTAATGTTGCAATCTGTCAGTGAACTGGTGAAATTCTAGTTGCTTGATAATGGAAAAGCAAATACAAAACCGTTTTGCATGTAAAGTAGCAAAAGTATGGTTATTTCTGCCTGTTAGTATAATGGATTTAGTTTAAACCACTTTTTTTTTACGTTTGAACAGGTAATTTTTCTATAAATAATCGGATTTATTCTGAGATAAGCCATCAGTCTTAACTTTATATTCAGCCCTCACTGCTTTTATCCAGTGGGATAATATTGGTTGCCCCCAGTTTTTGTAGTTCCTGTAATACATATTCCCAGGCTTCTGGCAAAAAAACAGAATTTTCACTATGTGTTTTCAGACCGAATTCCAGACGGTAATAATGTATTTGTTCTTCTGCCGGTAAATCATCACGAATGGTGGGTAAACTAAAAGTTTTAATCCCAGACCAGTTTTGTTCAATTGCTTCCATTAAAGGCGTAATTTTGGACTCAGGCACACCATCAACCAGAGCTGCTTTAGTCACCAGTTTCTGCCGGAAAAAATTCTGCTGGTAATATTGACTCAGTACCCACTGGGCCATAGGGTGTGCCATTTGGGGAAAGCCCGGGAAAAAATAATGCTCATTGATTGAAAAACCGGCAATGTTATTGAAAGGATTAGGAATCAGTGCTGAGCCCAGTGGAAACTCAGCCATTTTTGTCCGTTGCAAATGTGCAGGGCTGTCAAGTGTATCTCCCTGTTTCAGTGAAATGGTTTCAATTGCTTTCAGTGCTTCCGGATGAGGTGTTAACGGCAGGTTCAACGCCTTTGCACAGGCCTGACGAGTATGGTCGTCTGGTGTGGCACCTATGCCGCCGGTAACAAAAACAGGTATTTTTTCTTTAAATGATTCAATAAGCTGCCTGGTAATAACTGCCTGATCATCTGGTAAATATTGCGCCCAGGCCATATATAAACCGTGTTGTTGTAATAATTGTTTGAAAAAAACAAAATGGCTGTCCTGACGCGAACCATTCAGAATTTCATCACCAATTATAATGATACCGAATTGCATACGAATACTCCTGTATTTGCGGCAGTTGTTGCATGATAGCTATAACCTGTCTGCCGAATAAAACATGAATGTTGTTTTATGTGCTGAATTATTTTAATGTGCAAGTGTAGTGTTATTTTAGCAAGGATGTACTTATGAATATCAAAAAATTAGCAGTTTCCGCTCTGATTGCCGGCAGTCTTGCGGCCTGTGCACATACATCTGACCGTAAGGTAAGTATGCGTGCCGTCACTGTTCCGCAGTTAAGCGCCTATGACTGGCAGCTGGCTGAAGCTACTGACCGGCATGGTCGGCCGTTACCCGGTTTTGCAGCCGGCTCATCTATGACAATGAATTTTTCCGGTCAGCGGCTAAATGTTACCGGTGGCTGTAATAATATCAGTTCTAACTATCAGTTAAATGATCAGGATATGCAAATTCAGGCTCCGGTAAGCACTATGAAAGCCTGTGCGCCTGATATTATGGCGCAGGACTCTGCAGTTGTGGCTTTTATGAATGGTCAGAAATTACATGCAGGGCTGCTTAATGCTGAGAATGACCAGAATGCGCAGCCAGAATTATGGATTGAAAACCGGCGCGGCGAACATTTGCTCTGGCGCGGTGTCCCTGCTGCCGTTGCTCAATATGGTCAGCCTACTGTGGTATTTTGGGAAATAAGCCCGCAAACGCAAACCTGCCAAACTGCACAGGGGGCAGCTCAGTGTTTGAAAGTCAGAGAAATTAGCTACAATGATCAGGGAGTTAAAGTTAAAACTGGTGTATGGCGTAATTTTGCCGGCAAGATTGATGGCTGGCAGTTTAATCCGCAGGAAAATCAGGTATTACGTCTAAATGTATATGAGGTTAAACCGGCTGATGTAACGGGTACTGCTGCAGATATCCAGTATGTTTATAAGCTGGATCAGATAATCGAACGCTCAGTAGTGAAGTCTCCGAAGCATAAACATAAATAAAGTTTTCTATAATAGATAACTAAAAAGGCAATGAAAAAAATCATTGCCTTTTTATTTAACGGATATTTTGTATTCAATAC includes these proteins:
- the nadA gene encoding quinolinate synthase NadA, with the translated sequence MQSTNQWRAFDYEKPQLSSVAATENAAQTTRDESAVLQCAWAKIPQQLDRRQKQKYIEQVKALLQQQQAVMLAHYYVEPELQDLALATSGMVGDSLEMARFGAQHPAKTLLVAGVKFMGETARILSPEKTILMPDTKATCSLDLGCPAEEFTAFCNQYPDRTVVVYANTSAEVKARADWVVTSSIALEIVSFLHAQGKKIIWGPDRHLGEYIQNQTGADMVLWQGSCLVHNEFKGQELALMKARYPHAKILVHPESPAAVVALADVVGSTSRLLQAAIHDSADTFIVATDQGILHEMHKHAPEKTFLAAPTAGNGATCKSCAFCPWMAMNGLQACIDALSKPEQHKIDLPSALGKQAGISIQRMLDFSTAWREFHTDKTNLHHTENHSPDIFAHWISQHDQYHTLLC
- a CDS encoding NUDIX hydrolase, coding for MHSSAEYSSSSYNDSAAELVAVLFAVTDFSARVLTINDGKLLPYGPLRPVHHSLQAGARTWVHQQTGQPLGYMEQLYTFVDVKRSHHCGHAVINISYLGLVKEAAESGLKLEAKWHDWYEFFPWEDSRLPQHKQILDQLILPMQNWVDAAPNQEIRNQRQQRLNLCWGINGQQWLAENALLRYELMYEVGMITESPYFDGRLPAMLTGRSMQFNHRRILATAVSRLRAKLQYRLVIFDLMPPQFTLYQLQRSIEALNGVDLHKQNFRRLINNQQLVVPTGTTVVAERGRPAQLYRFNENVLQESLLSGYRLPLINNHIQ
- the nadC gene encoding carboxylating nicotinate-nucleotide diphosphorylase: MISDLPEIITRPLVQAALSEDLGRRGDVTSQAVIPADRMAAFSIVTRVPGVVCGLELARQSFALMNENLEFTAYKNDGDVIAAGTLLARVAGNARSILAAERTALNFLTHLSGIATTTHEIQKSIAYTGVQLTCTRKTIPNLRIVQKYAVRMGGGRNHRMGLDDAILIKDNHIALSGGDIITAVKQAKSYAGHLIAVEVEVDTLEQLRQVLDEGVSLVLLDNMSIEEMRTAVSWCKGRCQTEASGNLRPDTVVAAAETGVDFLAMGYLTHSARYLDIGLDYADNQNILKK
- a CDS encoding FAD-binding oxidoreductase, which translates into the protein MLLPLTAYAVVVNDVTGMTPVQMVAVIQPESTEEVAELVKHTTGPISIAGGKYSMGGQTAVQNGVQIDTQKLNHVIAFNPEQKLLTIEAGANWRQVQELIDPYGLSVKIMQSLADFSIGGSLSVNVHGRYMGAGPIILSVEQIKIVLADGSIVLASPQENSDIFYGAIGGYGALGVITEVTLRLTENVKVKRINDVMPISQYSSYFSEQIRSDRTAIFHNAIIYPPDFKKVRAVTFKQTDEPLTISARLRPLSAPTRKRQRQLKIVAASDFGKKLRKLYDDAYFVKQPVMMRNYEASLAVALLEPISMQDKSFALEEYFIPVEKFDDFYPQMIDILKKHQANIINISIRHAIPDSGSLLAWAQTEVFAFVIYYQQGTDEQSKKQVGIWTRELIDAALANRGTYYLPYQLHATEEQFQRAYPRTAEFFKLKERLDPENKFSNLFLERYRPATAH
- the serC gene encoding 3-phosphoserine/phosphohydroxythreonine transaminase encodes the protein MTTLNTYNFSAGPAILPEAVLETAQAEMLDYNGTGCSVMTMSHRSDAFISILHHAEQDLRQLMHIPDNYKVLFMQGGASAQFNMVVMNLANGFKQVDSVVSGNWSRIAHSQMGKLSDAEIHLAAHGGDLYNYTDVPPVESWDVDPNSAFVHYCINETVHGLQYRNIPKPDGLPPVICDMSSEILSRPVNVTDFGVIYAGAQKNIGPSGATIVIIREDLLDRCSERIPDVWNYQSHISRQGMYNTPATYPIYISGLVFRWLQTHGGVEQMEAINTLKAETLYSAIDNSNGFYINNVKQHARSQMNVIFHTPTKELDKIFVMQAGAHGLSGLQGYKSMGGMRASIYNAMPIQGVEALVEFMQEFQRRYG
- a CDS encoding competence/damage-inducible protein A, translating into MQFGIIIIGDEILNGSRQDSHFVFFKQLLQQHGLYMAWAQYLPDDQAVITRQLIESFKEKIPVFVTGGIGATPDDHTRQACAKALNLPLTPHPEALKAIETISLKQGDTLDSPAHLQRTKMAEFPLGSALIPNPFNNIAGFSINEHYFFPGFPQMAHPMAQWVLSQYYQQNFFRQKLVTKAALVDGVPESKITPLMEAIEQNWSGIKTFSLPTIRDDLPAEEQIHYYRLEFGLKTHSENSVFLPEAWEYVLQELQKLGATNIIPLDKSSEG
- a CDS encoding META and DUF4377 domain-containing protein, with the translated sequence MNIKKLAVSALIAGSLAACAHTSDRKVSMRAVTVPQLSAYDWQLAEATDRHGRPLPGFAAGSSMTMNFSGQRLNVTGGCNNISSNYQLNDQDMQIQAPVSTMKACAPDIMAQDSAVVAFMNGQKLHAGLLNAENDQNAQPELWIENRRGEHLLWRGVPAAVAQYGQPTVVFWEISPQTQTCQTAQGAAQCLKVREISYNDQGVKVKTGVWRNFAGKIDGWQFNPQENQVLRLNVYEVKPADVTGTAADIQYVYKLDQIIERSVVKSPKHKHK